Within the Microbacterium sp. 1S1 genome, the region CTCCGTGATGGCGGTCGCACCGTACGTCCGCGAGGAGGCGGCGGTCGTGGTGCGCGCGGGCCGCACGAGGCCCTCGCGCTCCCAATGCCGCAGCGCCGAGGGACGAACGCCGAGCGCCTGTGCGAGCTCGCCGATGCTCAGGGCGTCCTCGGTCAGGAACACCTCGTCGGCCTCGGCGAGCGCGACGTCCAGTGCCCGCACCGCCTCGTTCACCCGAGCCCGTTCGGCCGCCAGCTCCGCGTGCAGGACGTCGATCCGCTCGGCAGCCTCCGCGACCGTCCCGGCGACGAGGCCCGGCACGAGCGCCCGCGCCGGGACCGGGCCGAGTGCGGCGGCCATCGCACGGTAGACGCGCAGTGCCATGAGATGTCGGGCGCCGAACTGTCGGTATCCGTTCACCG harbors:
- a CDS encoding MerR family transcriptional regulator, giving the protein MSTRALAARVGYSVQQVRDLERLGVIPPAVRAVNGYRQFGARHLMALRVYRAMAAALGPVPARALVPGLVAGTVAEAAERIDVLHAELAAERARVNEAVRALDVALAEADEVFLTEDALSIGELAQALGVRPSALRHWEREGLVRPARTTTAASSRTYGATAITEARIVAALRAGGYGIPAISVLVERVRARSGPAEVRDVLAARLADLTRRSVALLAAAGHLHDLLGDRTGAASAD